One genomic segment of Dysosmobacter sp. Marseille-Q4140 includes these proteins:
- the sigE gene encoding RNA polymerase sporulation sigma factor SigE has protein sequence MRQWRMIARRLLERLGLLAEHGVHYIGGSDTLPPPLPREREAELLARLDQEDARKELIEHNLRLVVYIARRFENTGVGIEDLISIGTIGLIKAVGTYRSDKNIKLATYASRCIENEILMYLRKNAGRKGEVSFDEPLNTDWDGNELLLSDVLGTEADVVMRPIEEDVDRSLLAAAISVLSPREKEIITLRFGLGGGREQTQKEVADRLGISQSYISRLEKRIINRLKKEILRLS, from the coding sequence ATGAGACAATGGAGGATGATCGCAAGGCGGCTTTTGGAGCGGCTGGGGCTGCTGGCGGAGCACGGGGTCCACTACATCGGCGGCAGCGACACCCTGCCGCCGCCCCTGCCCCGGGAGCGGGAGGCGGAGCTGCTGGCCCGGCTGGACCAGGAGGACGCCCGCAAGGAGCTGATCGAACATAATCTGCGGCTGGTGGTGTACATCGCCCGGCGGTTTGAAAATACCGGCGTCGGCATCGAGGACCTCATTTCCATCGGGACCATCGGCCTCATCAAGGCCGTGGGCACCTACCGCTCCGACAAGAACATCAAGCTGGCCACCTACGCCTCCCGGTGCATCGAAAACGAGATTTTGATGTACTTGCGAAAAAACGCCGGGCGGAAGGGAGAGGTCTCCTTCGACGAGCCGCTGAACACCGACTGGGACGGCAACGAGCTGCTGCTCTCCGACGTGCTGGGCACCGAGGCGGACGTGGTCATGCGGCCCATCGAGGAGGATGTGGACCGCTCACTCCTGGCGGCGGCCATCAGCGTGCTCTCTCCCCGGGAAAAGGAGATCATCACGCTGCGCTTCGGCCTGGGCGGCGGCCGGGAGCAGACCCAGAAGGAGGTGGCGGACCGGCTGGGCATCTCCCAGAGCTACATCTCGCGCCTGGAAAAGCGCATCATCAACCGGCTGAAAAAGGAGATCCTGCGGCTGAGCTGA
- a CDS encoding zf-HC2 domain-containing protein, producing MECEVIRDLLPSYLDGLCSLKSQELVEAHLASCPDCARAAEAMREAVRVEPRPDLRAKSPFYALRKRQLLRTGMAVVLTAAVCFAAFLGWQVFVENVPPAQMVLSRVDPGEEDQWRQAEETVVFDSLFQRWEVINDIDSDSAAQLRLLDEGGNVALETTVEPGKSAELEGLERNRIYTVEVRGGPFLLLRFF from the coding sequence ATGGAGTGTGAAGTGATCCGGGACCTGCTGCCGTCCTATCTGGACGGCCTGTGCAGCCTCAAGAGCCAGGAGCTGGTGGAGGCGCACCTGGCATCCTGTCCGGACTGCGCCCGGGCTGCGGAGGCCATGCGCGAGGCGGTGCGGGTGGAGCCGCGGCCGGACCTCCGGGCGAAATCGCCCTTTTATGCCCTGCGGAAACGGCAGCTGCTGCGGACAGGGATGGCCGTGGTGCTGACAGCTGCGGTGTGTTTTGCCGCTTTCCTGGGCTGGCAGGTTTTTGTGGAGAACGTTCCTCCGGCCCAGATGGTCCTCAGCCGGGTGGACCCCGGCGAGGAGGACCAGTGGCGGCAGGCGGAGGAAACGGTGGTGTTCGACAGTCTCTTCCAGCGCTGGGAGGTCATCAACGACATCGACAGCGACTCGGCGGCGCAGCTGCGGCTGCTGGACGAGGGGGGAAATGTGGCGCTGGAGACCACGGTGGAGCCGGGGAAGTCCGCCGAACTGGAGGGATTGGAGCGGAACCGGATCTACACGGTGGAGGTCCGGGGCGGCCCCTTCCTGCTGCTGCGCTTTTTCTGA
- a CDS encoding sigma-70 family RNA polymerase sigma factor, protein MEDIYQCYADQVKRFLVCLTGDPALAEELTQETFYQAVKSFSRYDGSCKTSVWLCQIAKHCWYDHLKRQRRHPSVSLEALCQGGEEPAVGEEDGLPEISLLRRDSCVSIHKAIHSLREPYREIFLLRTLSELSFREIGEVFDRTENWARVTYYRARTMLAQRLEE, encoded by the coding sequence TTGGAGGATATCTACCAGTGTTACGCGGACCAGGTGAAGCGGTTTCTGGTGTGCCTGACCGGGGACCCGGCCCTGGCGGAGGAGCTGACCCAGGAGACGTTCTATCAGGCGGTGAAGTCCTTCTCCCGGTACGACGGTTCCTGCAAGACCTCGGTATGGCTGTGCCAGATCGCCAAGCACTGCTGGTACGACCACCTCAAGCGCCAGCGGCGCCACCCGTCCGTGTCCCTGGAGGCCCTGTGCCAGGGCGGAGAAGAGCCCGCTGTGGGGGAGGAGGACGGCCTTCCGGAGATCTCTTTGCTGCGGCGGGACAGCTGCGTGTCCATCCACAAGGCCATTCACAGTCTGCGGGAGCCCTATCGGGAGATTTTCCTTCTGCGGACGCTGTCGGAGCTGAGTTTTCGGGAGATCGGGGAGGTTTTTGACCGCACGGAGAATTGGGCCCGCGTGACCTACTACCGCGCCAGGACCATGCTGGCGCAGCGATTGGAGGAATGA
- a CDS encoding DUF951 domain-containing protein: MDLHLHDKVELKKPHPCGSTQWEILRVGMDIKLRCLGCGHELMLPRSKAEKSIRKILTEEGRI, translated from the coding sequence ATGGACCTGCACCTGCATGACAAAGTGGAATTGAAGAAACCCCACCCTTGCGGCTCCACCCAGTGGGAGATTTTGCGGGTGGGCATGGACATCAAGCTCCGGTGCCTTGGCTGCGGCCACGAGCTGATGCTGCCCCGCAGCAAGGCAGAGAAGAGCATCCGGAAGATCCTGACGGAGGAGGGACGGATATGA
- a CDS encoding 30S ribosomal protein S1 yields MPENRRFPPEGLRPQGPWTLPALQEAMDAGTVLEAAADRCDTAHALHFTLGGVRGLMPREEVLSPWISGAERDIAVLSRVGKPTCFCVTAIRADEKGAPVAMLSRRLVQEQALDDFLEHLVPGSVVTAVVTRLESFGAFLDIGCGVIAMLPIEYISVSRIPHPDQRFRPGQKILAAVKSVARQRRRFTMTHRELLGTWMENASRFRTGETVRGVVRSVKDYGSFVELAPNLSGLADSREGLRVGDGVSVFIKSIRPERMKIKLQVIETLPPPRQPEPPRYQITDGVLERWVYSPPGYEKEPVETVFTSPDP; encoded by the coding sequence ATGCCGGAAAACAGACGATTCCCGCCGGAAGGCCTGCGCCCCCAAGGGCCCTGGACCCTCCCCGCCCTCCAGGAGGCCATGGACGCCGGTACGGTCCTGGAGGCCGCGGCGGACCGGTGCGACACCGCTCACGCCCTCCACTTCACCCTGGGCGGCGTCCGGGGCCTCATGCCCCGGGAGGAGGTCCTCTCCCCCTGGATCAGCGGGGCGGAGCGGGACATCGCGGTGCTGAGCCGGGTGGGAAAGCCCACCTGCTTTTGTGTCACGGCCATCCGCGCCGACGAAAAAGGCGCGCCGGTGGCAATGCTCAGCCGCCGTCTCGTTCAGGAGCAGGCTTTAGATGACTTCCTGGAGCACCTGGTCCCCGGCAGCGTGGTCACCGCCGTGGTGACCCGGCTGGAGTCCTTCGGCGCCTTTCTGGACATCGGCTGCGGCGTCATCGCCATGCTGCCCATCGAGTACATCTCCGTCTCCCGCATCCCCCACCCGGACCAGCGGTTCCGGCCGGGGCAGAAGATCCTGGCGGCGGTAAAGTCCGTGGCCCGCCAGCGCCGCCGGTTCACCATGACCCACCGGGAGCTGCTGGGCACCTGGATGGAAAACGCCAGCCGCTTCCGCACCGGTGAGACGGTCCGGGGCGTGGTCCGCAGCGTCAAGGACTACGGCAGCTTCGTGGAACTGGCCCCCAACCTCTCGGGCCTGGCCGACAGCCGGGAGGGCCTTCGGGTGGGCGACGGCGTCTCCGTGTTCATCAAGAGCATCCGGCCCGAGCGCATGAAGATCAAGCTCCAGGTCATCGAGACCCTGCCGCCGCCCCGGCAGCCGGAGCCTCCCCGCTACCAGATCACCGACGGGGTGCTGGAGCGGTGGGTCTACTCCCCGCCGGGCTACGAGAAGGAGCCGGTGGAGACGGTGTTCACGTCTCCGGACCCTTGA
- a CDS encoding replication-associated recombination protein A, whose translation MQRPLADEIRPKTLDEVVGQKHLLAPGAVLRRLIESGAEANMVFYGPSGTGKTTIANIIAQRTHKTLYRLNATTASLQDVKDIIADVGTLMAPGGILLYLDEIQYFNKKQQQSLLEFMENGSLTLIASTTENPYFYVYGALLSRSTVFEFKAVPPEEAEGAVRRALDIERERAALPLTWEEGVPRQIATACGGDVRKAINAVELLCQAAQPRDGQIMLTSGDASQLAQRSAMRYDKGGDAMYDLASALMKSLRGSDPDAALHYLARFLEAGDLVTPCRRLLCSASEDIGMAYPQAVSIVKACVDTAMQLGLPEAQLPLAQAAILLATAPKSNSVVEGISAAWADVKAGRTGDVPRELQNVHADSTGMEREQGYRYPHSYPGHWVRQQYLPDALKSVKYYHYGDNKTEQAAKVYWEKIKGPET comes from the coding sequence ATGCAGCGGCCCCTGGCGGACGAGATCCGTCCGAAAACCCTGGACGAGGTGGTGGGGCAGAAGCACCTCCTGGCCCCCGGCGCGGTGCTGCGGCGGCTGATCGAGAGCGGCGCGGAGGCCAACATGGTCTTTTACGGCCCCTCCGGCACCGGCAAGACCACCATCGCCAACATCATCGCCCAGCGGACCCACAAGACGTTGTACCGGCTCAACGCCACCACCGCCTCGCTGCAGGACGTGAAGGACATCATTGCCGACGTGGGAACGCTGATGGCCCCCGGCGGGATCCTGCTGTACCTGGACGAGATCCAGTACTTCAACAAGAAGCAGCAGCAGAGCCTGCTGGAATTCATGGAGAACGGGTCGCTGACCCTGATCGCCTCCACTACGGAGAACCCCTATTTCTACGTCTACGGCGCCCTGCTCTCCCGCAGCACGGTGTTTGAGTTCAAGGCCGTGCCGCCGGAGGAGGCGGAGGGCGCCGTGCGCCGGGCGTTGGACATCGAGCGGGAGCGGGCGGCCCTGCCCCTGACCTGGGAGGAGGGGGTGCCCCGGCAGATCGCCACCGCCTGCGGCGGCGACGTGCGCAAGGCCATCAACGCCGTGGAGCTGCTCTGCCAGGCGGCGCAGCCCCGGGACGGGCAGATTATGCTGACAAGCGGGGACGCTTCACAGCTGGCACAGCGCAGCGCTATGCGCTATGACAAGGGCGGCGACGCCATGTACGACCTGGCCTCCGCACTGATGAAGTCCCTGCGGGGCAGCGACCCGGACGCGGCGCTGCACTATCTGGCCCGCTTTCTGGAGGCCGGGGACCTGGTGACCCCCTGCCGGCGGCTGCTGTGCTCCGCCAGCGAGGATATCGGCATGGCGTACCCCCAGGCGGTGAGCATCGTGAAGGCCTGCGTGGACACGGCCATGCAGCTGGGCCTTCCCGAGGCGCAGCTGCCCCTGGCCCAGGCGGCGATCCTGCTGGCCACGGCCCCCAAGTCCAACAGTGTGGTGGAGGGGATCTCCGCCGCCTGGGCGGACGTGAAGGCGGGCCGCACCGGGGACGTGCCCCGGGAACTGCAGAACGTCCACGCCGACTCCACCGGCATGGAGCGGGAACAGGGCTACCGCTACCCCCACAGCTACCCCGGCCACTGGGTGCGCCAGCAGTACCTGCCGGACGCCCTGAAAAGCGTGAAATACTACCACTACGGCGACAACAAGACCGAGCAGGCCGCCAAGGTTTACTGGGAGAAGATCAAGGGTCCGGAGACGTGA
- the nth gene encoding endonuclease III, with translation MKSKAAVKRIIETLKGIYPDALCSLQYEKDYELLFAVRLSAQCTDERVNKVTPALYERFPTLESFAEADPKEVGEYIHSCGFYNGKARDIVACAQQLIEKHGGKVPGTMEELTALPGVGRKTANLILGDVFGQEGYVCDTHCIRITGRLGITDGSKDPLQVERQLRQSIPPKESNNFCHRLVLFGRDTCTARSPQCEGCPLAKDCDTAKAAARKK, from the coding sequence ATGAAATCCAAAGCCGCCGTGAAGCGGATCATCGAGACGCTGAAAGGGATCTATCCCGACGCCCTTTGCTCTTTGCAATACGAAAAGGACTACGAGCTGCTCTTCGCCGTGCGGCTCTCCGCCCAGTGTACCGACGAGCGGGTCAACAAGGTGACCCCGGCCCTGTACGAACGCTTCCCCACCCTGGAGAGCTTCGCCGAAGCCGATCCCAAGGAGGTGGGCGAGTACATCCACTCCTGCGGCTTCTATAACGGCAAGGCCCGGGATATCGTAGCCTGCGCGCAGCAGCTGATCGAAAAGCACGGCGGCAAGGTCCCAGGCACCATGGAGGAGCTGACGGCCCTGCCCGGCGTGGGCCGCAAGACCGCCAACCTCATCCTGGGGGACGTGTTCGGCCAGGAGGGCTACGTCTGCGACACTCACTGCATCCGCATCACCGGGCGGCTGGGCATCACCGATGGGTCCAAGGATCCCCTCCAGGTGGAGCGGCAGCTGCGCCAGAGCATCCCGCCCAAGGAGTCCAACAACTTCTGCCACCGGCTGGTCCTCTTCGGCCGGGACACCTGCACCGCCCGGTCCCCCCAGTGCGAGGGCTGCCCCCTGGCCAAGGACTGCGACACGGCCAAGGCCGCCGCCCGGAAAAAATAA
- a CDS encoding hydroxyacid dehydrogenase yields MNHYYHSLSELFTQYPPLPEEPVRQSLFQALGAFDQTIVVLDDDPTGTQTVRAVPVVTEWSRDTLRNELARKPRMLFVLTNSRSLSAEETEQLHRELAQNIAWASETVGREVLLVSRGDSTLRGHFPLETETLREGLEKALGITFDGEILCPFFPEGGRYTVGDIHYLEEDGCLVPVGQSEFAKDKTFGYQNSHLGQWVEEKTGGRWRAEDVISISLEDLRREDADTVLKKLSAARDFQKIVVNAVCYRDLEVFVPLLLKSIREGKRFLLRTAAAILRVMCGCLDDTVLEREKLIKGQNRNGGIVIVGSHVSKTTRQLKALCQEFPMEKLEFNQHLVLDESRFQEEILRVSNLADEAVCHGRDVVVYTRRERLDLNGTDKEEELRLAVLISQGLVQVISNLQIRPRFVIAKGGITSSDVATKGLSISRAEVMGQILPGIPVWQSGPESKFPHMPYVIFPGNVGNDDSLLKAVRKLSPLVDTAEG; encoded by the coding sequence ATGAATCACTACTATCATTCCCTGAGCGAACTGTTTACTCAGTATCCGCCGCTGCCAGAGGAGCCGGTCCGCCAGAGCCTGTTTCAGGCTCTGGGCGCATTTGATCAGACCATCGTGGTGCTGGACGATGATCCGACCGGCACCCAGACGGTAAGAGCGGTGCCTGTGGTTACGGAATGGAGCCGCGATACCCTTCGCAATGAACTTGCGCGCAAGCCGCGGATGCTGTTTGTATTGACGAACTCCAGATCCCTTTCCGCTGAGGAGACAGAACAGCTCCACAGGGAATTGGCGCAAAACATCGCTTGGGCGTCGGAAACAGTCGGCCGGGAGGTTCTCTTGGTAAGCCGGGGAGACTCCACACTGCGGGGGCATTTTCCCTTGGAGACAGAAACGCTGCGCGAGGGACTGGAGAAGGCTTTGGGAATTACTTTTGACGGAGAGATTCTCTGCCCCTTCTTTCCCGAGGGCGGGCGGTATACTGTTGGCGACATCCACTATCTTGAAGAAGATGGGTGTCTGGTGCCTGTCGGACAGTCGGAATTTGCAAAGGATAAAACCTTTGGCTATCAAAACTCTCACCTGGGCCAGTGGGTGGAGGAAAAGACAGGCGGACGCTGGCGGGCGGAGGATGTAATTTCCATCAGCCTGGAGGATTTGCGCCGTGAGGACGCAGACACTGTGCTGAAAAAATTGTCTGCTGCCCGAGATTTTCAGAAGATCGTGGTAAACGCCGTATGCTACCGGGATTTAGAAGTATTCGTCCCGCTGCTGCTGAAGAGCATCCGGGAGGGAAAGCGCTTCTTGCTCCGGACAGCGGCAGCCATTTTGCGGGTAATGTGTGGGTGTCTTGACGATACGGTCCTGGAAAGAGAGAAGCTGATTAAAGGACAAAATCGAAACGGCGGCATCGTCATCGTTGGCTCTCACGTTAGCAAGACCACTCGGCAGCTGAAAGCCCTGTGCCAAGAGTTCCCCATGGAAAAGCTGGAGTTCAATCAACATCTTGTCCTGGATGAATCTCGTTTTCAGGAGGAGATTCTGCGGGTCAGCAATCTGGCGGATGAGGCGGTTTGCCATGGGCGAGACGTGGTGGTATACACCCGCAGAGAGCGACTGGATTTGAATGGAACGGATAAAGAAGAGGAGTTGCGACTGGCTGTCCTGATATCCCAAGGACTGGTACAGGTTATATCCAATCTCCAAATAAGGCCTCGATTCGTGATTGCAAAGGGAGGGATTACTTCCAGCGACGTGGCAACAAAGGGCCTGTCTATTAGCAGAGCAGAAGTCATGGGCCAAATCCTGCCGGGCATCCCTGTTTGGCAATCAGGTCCGGAAAGTAAGTTCCCTCACATGCCGTATGTGATTTTCCCAGGAAATGTGGGAAATGATGACAGTCTACTAAAGGCGGTAAGGAAGCTGTCTCCACTGGTGGATACTGCAGAAGGATAG
- a CDS encoding RraA family protein, whose product MDLLTREELEALRAFDTPTICNAIEGFQVRGRTVGFTRPGLKRQVSWDGKPMVGYARTALISAANPSVPGHWEIMRQYYRQYEDFDLPQVAVIQDIDPVPIGSLWGDVQATVHRALGCVGVITDGGVRDLDEVKKVGFNMFSREILVSHAYVHIVEAGGPVTVFGMTVRPGDLIHADGHGAIVIPCEITKKIAGACRQAMDAEDALLVPCREALRENRRVTADQIMEWRKEMQERRLRVGQN is encoded by the coding sequence ATGGACTTATTGACGAGAGAAGAGCTTGAGGCTCTGCGAGCCTTTGATACGCCCACGATCTGTAATGCCATCGAAGGGTTTCAGGTTCGAGGCAGAACGGTTGGCTTCACCCGTCCCGGGCTGAAAAGACAGGTGTCCTGGGATGGTAAGCCTATGGTTGGATATGCCCGTACTGCCTTGATCTCCGCAGCAAATCCATCTGTCCCAGGACACTGGGAGATCATGCGTCAATACTACCGGCAGTATGAGGATTTCGATCTGCCGCAGGTGGCGGTTATTCAGGACATCGATCCTGTACCCATTGGTTCTTTATGGGGTGATGTTCAAGCTACGGTCCACCGGGCCCTTGGGTGTGTGGGCGTGATCACCGACGGCGGAGTGCGAGATTTGGACGAAGTGAAAAAGGTCGGCTTCAACATGTTTTCCAGGGAAATTTTGGTATCCCATGCTTACGTTCACATTGTGGAAGCTGGCGGCCCGGTGACAGTGTTCGGAATGACCGTCCGTCCCGGTGATTTGATACATGCGGACGGGCATGGAGCTATCGTGATTCCATGTGAGATCACAAAGAAGATTGCCGGCGCCTGCCGACAGGCGATGGATGCCGAGGATGCCTTGCTGGTGCCATGTCGTGAAGCGCTGCGGGAGAACCGAAGAGTAACTGCAGACCAAATTATGGAATGGCGGAAGGAAATGCAGGAAAGACGGCTTCGTGTAGGTCAAAACTGA
- a CDS encoding 4-hydroxy-3-methylbut-2-en-1-yl diphosphate synthase: protein MDERYQIQKLQKKIEEKRLILGSHVGFDSPFVTEMIANQGFDFIWIDAEHSALDKKDIQTHLLACRAAGAAGIVRVPWNDHTFIKGILDMGADGVIIPMICSYQDARSAVAATHYPPLGIRGMGTRRACGYGEWDKASYVADTDRHVWTILQIEHIDVVKDLDRIAALPGVSAFVVGPNDFSMSMNTAQRSFKPGDPEVKEQFDKIAEILRKSGKPFGVSGAYSEQFVRDWIGRGVDFIAMGFDFNFVVNGAKTVMTRTKSLCDAINRTY, encoded by the coding sequence ATGGATGAGCGCTATCAGATCCAAAAGCTTCAGAAGAAAATTGAGGAAAAGAGGCTGATTTTAGGATCTCATGTGGGCTTTGACAGTCCTTTTGTAACGGAGATGATCGCCAATCAGGGGTTTGACTTCATCTGGATAGATGCAGAGCACTCTGCTTTGGATAAAAAGGATATCCAAACTCATTTGCTGGCCTGTCGGGCGGCTGGTGCAGCTGGGATCGTCCGTGTCCCCTGGAATGACCATACGTTCATAAAGGGGATTTTGGATATGGGGGCTGACGGAGTCATCATCCCTATGATCTGCAGCTATCAGGATGCACGATCTGCAGTGGCAGCTACTCACTACCCCCCCTTGGGAATTCGGGGAATGGGAACACGCCGGGCTTGCGGATACGGGGAATGGGACAAGGCGTCTTACGTTGCGGATACTGACCGGCATGTATGGACGATTCTCCAGATTGAACATATCGATGTAGTGAAGGATCTTGATCGGATCGCTGCTCTGCCGGGAGTCAGTGCTTTTGTGGTAGGACCCAATGATTTCTCTATGAGCATGAATACTGCGCAGCGCAGTTTTAAACCAGGGGATCCTGAGGTGAAGGAGCAATTTGACAAGATTGCGGAAATTCTTCGAAAGAGTGGAAAGCCCTTTGGTGTTTCTGGTGCATACAGTGAGCAGTTTGTACGGGATTGGATTGGTAGGGGCGTGGATTTCATCGCGATGGGTTTTGACTTTAATTTTGTGGTCAACGGAGCAAAGACGGTTATGACGAGAACCAAATCCCTATGTGACGCTATTAATCGGACTTATTGA
- a CDS encoding N-acyl homoserine lactonase family protein, with protein sequence MYTIKPIFHGVFENFEKTIFTYRTDAGMKITVPLVSYLVQGEGCTFIVDSGPPDPELAKTRGHRPVLQATYLQDELHRLGVKPSDIDFVVLTHMHWDHSYNLELFPGVPVYVQKRELEYAVNPVPCDAANYCFAVPDKDAAPSWFPALRRFCVIDGEELLRPGVRLVPLPGHTCGLQGVLVDTEEGKYMITSDAYPLYENYEKGCPAGICVNMLEWYQSHEKVKKMADFILPGHDMKVLDRKVYGVVNG encoded by the coding sequence GTGTATACTATTAAGCCAATTTTCCATGGCGTATTTGAGAATTTTGAAAAGACCATCTTTACCTACCGTACGGACGCAGGCATGAAAATTACAGTCCCTCTGGTATCCTATTTGGTCCAGGGCGAGGGATGCACGTTTATCGTGGACAGTGGTCCTCCTGATCCAGAGCTGGCTAAGACCAGAGGACACCGTCCTGTGCTCCAAGCCACTTATTTGCAGGATGAGTTGCATCGTTTGGGGGTGAAACCCTCTGATATAGACTTTGTGGTGCTGACTCATATGCATTGGGACCACAGCTACAATCTGGAGCTGTTTCCCGGGGTGCCTGTGTATGTGCAAAAGCGAGAACTGGAGTATGCAGTCAATCCGGTGCCCTGTGATGCCGCCAACTACTGTTTTGCCGTACCTGACAAGGATGCTGCTCCCAGCTGGTTCCCGGCCTTGAGAAGGTTCTGTGTGATCGATGGAGAGGAACTGCTGCGCCCTGGTGTCCGACTGGTGCCTCTGCCTGGCCACACCTGCGGCCTTCAGGGGGTTTTGGTAGATACAGAGGAAGGCAAATATATGATCACCAGCGATGCGTATCCGCTGTACGAAAACTATGAAAAGGGCTGTCCTGCCGGAATCTGCGTCAATATGCTGGAGTGGTATCAAAGCCATGAAAAAGTCAAAAAGATGGCGGATTTCATCCTGCCCGGTCATGATATGAAGGTTCTGGACAGGAAGGTTTATGGTGTTGTAAATGGATGA
- a CDS encoding TRAP transporter large permease yields the protein MAGLVFIVLLVLCFIGVPIATSIGAASTGYLAFLTDLPLIVAPQRMFTTIDSFPLMAVPFFVLSGGLMQAGGISKRLIRLADACVGHLTGGLAIVVIITSMFFAAVSGSSAATITALGVILIPAMVEKGYDKSYAASVQACSGQMGVIIPPSIPMVVYAVATETSIADLFKAGLFPGILMGASLIIFCYFTCKRRGYVGNSTRATGKEKLLALKDAIWAIFMPIIILGGIYSGWFTPTEAAAIAVGYAFIVGIFVYKELDIRKIKGIMLESAVTTATILFLISCAGLLAWIMGRLNVAQAVAGFFDLFVHNKVAFLLVVNLLLFFVGMFSDAGPAIIILAPLLAPIAESYNISLVHFGIIMVVNLAVGFCTPPVGVNLFLSSQIAGIKLEDMLRDVVKFLIILVADVLIISFVPALSTALL from the coding sequence ATGGCCGGACTGGTTTTCATTGTTCTTCTGGTTCTTTGCTTCATCGGGGTGCCCATTGCCACCAGCATTGGCGCGGCCAGTACGGGCTACTTAGCCTTTTTGACAGACTTGCCGCTGATTGTAGCACCCCAGCGAATGTTTACCACCATCGACTCCTTCCCGCTGATGGCGGTACCGTTTTTCGTACTCTCTGGTGGACTGATGCAGGCAGGTGGTATTTCTAAGCGCCTGATTCGTCTGGCGGATGCATGTGTTGGTCACCTGACCGGTGGTCTTGCCATCGTAGTTATCATCACATCTATGTTCTTTGCGGCAGTGTCCGGATCTAGTGCTGCCACCATTACAGCTCTGGGCGTCATTTTGATCCCTGCTATGGTGGAAAAGGGCTACGACAAGAGCTATGCCGCTTCTGTACAGGCCTGCTCTGGTCAAATGGGAGTTATCATTCCGCCCAGCATTCCCATGGTAGTTTACGCTGTGGCTACGGAAACTTCCATTGCGGACTTGTTTAAAGCTGGTCTATTCCCCGGTATTTTAATGGGTGCATCCCTAATTATATTCTGCTACTTTACCTGTAAACGGCGAGGTTATGTGGGAAACAGCACCCGGGCTACCGGCAAGGAAAAGCTGTTGGCTTTGAAAGATGCTATCTGGGCGATTTTCATGCCTATTATCATTCTGGGGGGCATTTATAGCGGCTGGTTTACGCCAACTGAAGCTGCGGCCATTGCTGTTGGATACGCCTTTATCGTGGGCATCTTTGTCTATAAGGAACTGGACATTCGAAAGATCAAGGGCATCATGCTGGAGTCGGCCGTAACCACAGCGACCATTTTGTTCCTGATTTCTTGTGCTGGATTATTGGCTTGGATCATGGGCCGCTTGAATGTGGCTCAGGCTGTGGCTGGGTTCTTTGATCTCTTTGTTCACAACAAGGTGGCGTTCCTGCTGGTAGTCAATCTGCTTTTGTTCTTCGTGGGTATGTTTTCTGATGCAGGGCCGGCTATCATCATTCTGGCTCCGCTGCTGGCACCGATTGCGGAGTCCTACAACATCAGTCTTGTACATTTCGGTATCATCATGGTAGTGAATCTGGCGGTTGGTTTCTGCACACCGCCTGTGGGTGTGAACCTCTTTCTATCCAGTCAGATTGCGGGAATCAAGTTGGAGGACATGCTGAGAGATGTTGTAAAATTCCTGATCATCCTTGTGGCAGATGTTTTGATTATCAGTTTTGTTCCGGCACTGTCCACTGCACTGTTATAA
- a CDS encoding TRAP transporter small permease, whose protein sequence is MKSLTKIIHILNQIIGYLMVLMMAAMTVVIIAQVICRVVHGSIPWSEEFSRFLMIYITFLGMAYACRYDQLMSVKFLQMSLPELGRKILYAVALFIQIAFFSAVFYQGIAIMQTVHTQISPALRIPMSLPYSAMMVGSALAVINCLYLLIFHIFNIPVSFSPEDKEGTA, encoded by the coding sequence ATGAAGAGCTTAACCAAAATCATTCATATTTTGAACCAGATTATAGGCTATCTGATGGTCCTAATGATGGCTGCGATGACGGTTGTAATTATTGCCCAGGTAATCTGCCGCGTGGTCCACGGGTCCATCCCCTGGTCGGAAGAATTTTCCCGGTTTCTGATGATTTACATTACTTTTTTGGGAATGGCCTATGCCTGTCGCTACGACCAATTGATGTCTGTAAAATTTTTGCAGATGAGCCTTCCGGAACTGGGGAGAAAAATCCTTTATGCCGTTGCTCTTTTCATTCAGATCGCATTTTTTTCTGCCGTTTTTTACCAGGGCATTGCAATTATGCAGACCGTACATACGCAGATTTCTCCTGCGCTGCGCATTCCCATGTCATTACCGTATTCAGCGATGATGGTGGGAAGTGCTCTGGCGGTGATCAACTGCCTGTATCTGCTGATCTTCCATATTTTCAACATTCCTGTAAGCTTTTCACCGGAAGATAAGGAGGGGACTGCGTAA